The genomic region AACTGGCGCGGATTCCAGCCGGCGCTGGACTGCACCCTCCGTTCGCTGTACACGCATAACATCGCCTGGTACAACGACCCGGACGTGCTGTGCGTCCGGCCCCCGCTGACCCTCGATCAGGCTCGGACCTGGGCGAGCCTCTACGGTCTGACGGGCCAACTCCTCATGGCCAGCGACAAGATGTACGAACTGCCGCCCGACCGGGTTGAGATCCTCAAGCGGGTGTTCCCGCCGGCCGACATCAAGCCGATGTGCCTGTACCCGCAGAAGGGCAAGCCTCGTCTCTGGCACCTCGCTGCGAGGATTCCGGGCATGGGCCTCCGGCGCGATGTGGTCGGGCTCTTCAACTGGGAGGAGCGTGCCCAGACGGTGAAGCTGCGCTTCGCCGACCTCGATCCGTCCCTGGGCGTTGCGCCCGTCGGTGTGTATGACTTCTGGAACAAGCGCTACCTGGGACGCTTCGCGGGCGAGGTCAGCTTCGTGCAGCGACCGACCTCCTGCGACGTCCTGTCCGTAGTGCCCCTCGCAAGGCGCCCGCAGCTCCTCTCGACCTCGCGGCATATCACCCAGGGCGCCGTGGACCTGGCCCAGGTGGACTGGGAACCTGCGAACCGGGCCTGGTCTGGGGTTTCCCACTGTGTCGCGGGTGATCCCTACGCCCTCACCTTCCTGCTCGATGGACTGGAGGGCTCCTGGACCGTGTCGCGAGCCAACACCTCCGGCCCGGCGCCGGAGATCACCCGCGAGGCGCCTATCGCAAAGGTGACCTTCCGACCCGAGAAGAGCGGTGACGTGGTCTGGCGCGTCGAGTTCCTTCCAGCACCGCCGCAGACGCCCCACTACCTGGGGCAGGTCACGGGCCTGGTCGCAACCAGCGACAACTGGCGCAGCATCACGGTGACCTGGGAGCCCGTGCCCGAGGCCGTTGCGTACCGGCTGACGCGTGACGGCGAGCCGCTCGGCCTGGTCCTCGGAACCGAGTTTCAGGACAGCAACCTCAAGCCCGCCGGCGAGCATGTCTACAGTGTGCGTGCCTGTGGGCTGCAGGGGCAGCTCGGACCGGTCTCGGCTGAGATCAAGGCACGAACTCTCGACCAGCCCGCCAGGCCGGGGAAGCCGAGTGTCTACCTCACCGACCTCAAGCCGGTGTCCGTGAAGCAGGGCTGGGGACAGATGCGGCTCAACAAGAGCGTCGATGGGAACGCGCTGCGCATCGGCGACGAGACCTTCTCACGTGGAATCGGCACCCACGCAGTGTCGGAAATCGTGTACGACATCGCAGGTCTGAGTGCGAGGCGCTTCGTCGCACTGGTCGGCATTGACCGCGAGATCGGTGAGCCGCAAGGCTCCTGCGCCTTCCAGGTCTTCATCGACGGGAAGCGGCGTTTCGACAGTGGGGTGTTGACCCTGGCGGACGGCGTGCTCGGGGTCGACGTCGATGTGACTGGAGCAAAGCAGGTCAGGCTTGTCGTCACCGACGGCGGCGACGGCATCAACTATGACCATGCGGACTGGGCGGAGGCGGGGTTCGTCAAGTAGCGGGTCGCAGACCTCAACCGAGAGCCCTACCGACTGCGTAGGGGCAAACCGGGGTGAATCATGTTTTGGCAGATTGTATGGTGGATCGTGATAGGTGGGATCGTCGGGTGGGCAGTCAGCCTCGTTCTCGGCCGTGACTTCGAGGGCGGCTGCCTAACTTACGTTGTCGTGGGTGTCATCACCATGGTCGTTCTGGGCCTGCTATTCCGACTCCTGTGGGTCCTGTTGCTCATCGGTATGGTCTTCGTCGTTGCCGCCTGGATTCTCGAGAAACTGCGCATGACTTAGGGTGAGTGAGGATGCAAATCCCGGATATGGCGACGTGGGTGGTGGTTGGTGCCCTGGCCGGCGTCGTCGTGAACCTGCTGACCGGGGGCAAGCTCAAGGGCGGGTGCGTCGGTGTGGTGCTGGTCGGTATGATCGGCGCAGTGCTCGGAGGGGTCGTGTTCGGGTTCCTGGGTGGTGAACCGGTCTCAGGCGTAAATCTGTACAGCGTGGTCGTCGCCGTGGCCGGGTCTCTGCTCCTGCTGTGGGTCGTCGGGAAGGCCACACGGCCCTGAGAGCGGACACTTGGTCATTGCCGCGGTGACGTGGACACTGTCGGTAGAACCAGAACCGGCACCATCCCCTTGTGGGTGATGGTGCCGGTTCCTTTTCGGCTTCCTGATGGGCTTGCGGTCTCCTGCCCCTAGCGAGTCTCGAACACGTAGGGACGGCTCCGGACGATGAAGCGTTGGCTGGTACCGTCGGCGAACTGAAGCTCACCGACAGCCGCCACTCGGATTGCGCCCTCGGTGCGGGGTACGTCCAGCGACAGCTTCTGGCCCACGGCCGGGAGGTCACCAAGTCGGGCGAGAGTCACGCCGGACAGATCCTGCAGCTCCACGGCACCTCGAGCTCCGGTGGCGGGCTGCCGATGGTTGCCCAGCGATGCCAGTGTGCACTCGACCGGGAGCGTCTCGGCGGTGACCTTCACCATCGCCTCGTTGTCATCGAGCGGTGTTGCGAAGCGGACGATCGGACCATCATGGGGCAGGAGGGCCTTCTGCGAGGTGACGCCCTGCGCCAGCTTCGGCAGACAGGCCTCGGCCAGTGGCCGGCCCATGTTGAAGATGATGATCCCGTCACTGCCCTGGGCACGGGAGATCTCGATCTGCCCCAGGGTCTGCTCGTCTGAAATGCGGAAGTGGCCGACGCCGCTGTACAGCGGCACAGCGCAACCCACCAACCCGACCTGACGCGCTACGGAGTTGCGGAAGGCCGTGTCACTGGTTTCATAGTCCATCGGG from Armatimonadia bacterium harbors:
- a CDS encoding GlsB/YeaQ/YmgE family stress response membrane protein; this encodes MQIPDMATWVVVGALAGVVVNLLTGGKLKGGCVGVVLVGMIGAVLGGVVFGFLGGEPVSGVNLYSVVVAVAGSLLLLWVVGKATRP
- a CDS encoding NPCBM/NEW2 domain-containing protein, whose amino-acid sequence is ASDSALTFTPGGPQSGVLFTARIRRDFMKKERGLKYYEPIDKSVFATPPCGWCSWYYYYRGLTEDEAIKNLDWMAENLVPFGATYFQIDDIWQGRGDADEQEWRDWSVTNEAMFPHGMKWLADQIHAKGMKPGIWLACFGQSSSAVAKASPNLWLVDDKGRYVDAGWVGKYLCDPSNPRSREYLHALFDKLAKDWGYDYFKIDGQPPTVALLKKHQASLRDPSIAGDDAYRLGLRAIHDAIGPDRFLLGCWGTPWEGLDIMNGSRTGGDVAANWRGFQPALDCTLRSLYTHNIAWYNDPDVLCVRPPLTLDQARTWASLYGLTGQLLMASDKMYELPPDRVEILKRVFPPADIKPMCLYPQKGKPRLWHLAARIPGMGLRRDVVGLFNWEERAQTVKLRFADLDPSLGVAPVGVYDFWNKRYLGRFAGEVSFVQRPTSCDVLSVVPLARRPQLLSTSRHITQGAVDLAQVDWEPANRAWSGVSHCVAGDPYALTFLLDGLEGSWTVSRANTSGPAPEITREAPIAKVTFRPEKSGDVVWRVEFLPAPPQTPHYLGQVTGLVATSDNWRSITVTWEPVPEAVAYRLTRDGEPLGLVLGTEFQDSNLKPAGEHVYSVRACGLQGQLGPVSAEIKARTLDQPARPGKPSVYLTDLKPVSVKQGWGQMRLNKSVDGNALRIGDETFSRGIGTHAVSEIVYDIAGLSARRFVALVGIDREIGEPQGSCAFQVFIDGKRRFDSGVLTLADGVLGVDVDVTGAKQVRLVVTDGGDGINYDHADWAEAGFVK